GGCTCGGCTGCATCAACACCATTGTCCTCATCTCGAGCTCGCTGACCATGGCGCTTGCCGTGCGCGCGGGCCACGAAGGAAAAGGCAAGTCCATTACAGGCTTCCTCGTCCTGACTATGGCGCTCGGCGGCACCTTTCTCGGGATCAAAAGCATCGAATACGCTCATAAGTTCCACGAGCATTTCGTTCCCGGGCCGAATTTCGCCTTCCCGCATTACGCCTCGCAGGGGCCTGAGCTCTTCTTCTCGCTTTATTTCGCCATGACGGGCCTTCATGCGATTCACATGATCATCGGACTCGTGGCGCTCGGCGTCGTGGCATGGAAAGCCACGCGGGGGCGTTATACGAAGGAATATTCCACGCCGGTGGAGATGCTGGGGCTTTACTGGCACTTCGTGGATATCGTGTGGATTTTTCTTTTTCCCCTGCTCTACCTTTTGGGGAGGCATTGATGTCGCAGCAGGCCGAATCGCTCAAGACTTATATTCTGACGTTCGCGGCGCTGATGGGGCTCACGCTTCTGACGGTCGCGGCCGCTTCCGTGAATTTCGGATCGCTAAACACCGTGATCGCGCTCGGCATCGCGGGTCTGAAGGCGGGGCTGGTCCTGTGGTTTTTCATGCACGTCCGGCACAGCACGGCCTTGTCCCGGCTTTTCATCGCCGCCGGCTTTTTCATGTTCGGCATCCTGCTCCTCCTGACCCTGAACGATTACATCTCGCGTCCCTGGGACAACTTTCCCCAAGGCGGCGCCTGGATCAAGCCGACCGCCTCGCATTTCGCCGCCAAGATGCCGGCCTCGCCGGAATAGACGGCCGGAACTTCTTCAGGAAGGATTCTTTCCCCGCAGGTCCATGACGTCCTTGTCCCCGGCCGCGTCGCGCCCCATGGCCTTCACGTATTCCACCTGGGTCGGATAGGCGAATTCGATCCCTTCTTTTTCGAACGCATCCTTGATCATGAAATTCAGCTGCTGCTGGACGTCCATGTACTTGTTGTAGTCGGAGCTGAGGAAGAAATAAACGACTTCGACGTCCAGGCTGTAGGCACTGAAGGTTTTGAAATGCGCGCGGTCGAACTTCACGCCCGGCAGGCTTTCGATCATTTTCCGGATCATTTCCGGTACTTTTTTCAGCTTGTCCGTGGGCGTCTCATACGTCAATCCGACGGTGAAAGGCACGCGGCGCTGGCTCATCCTCTTATAGTTACGGATGCGGCTGGAAGTCAGGTTGGAATTCGAAACCACGATTTGCTCGCCGTCGAGGGAACGGATGCGCGTGGATTTGATGCCGATATGTTCGATCTGACCCATGTAATTGTCGAACACGATAAAGTCGCCTTCTTCAAACGGATGGTCGAAGAAAATCACGAAATAATTGAACAGGTCGCCCAGGATGGTCTGGGCCGCCAGGGCCACGGCGATGCCGCCGATGCCGAGGCCGGCCACGATCGCGGAAACGTTGAAGCCCAAGTTCTCGAAGATGAAGACGCCGCTCATGCCCCACACCACCAGGCGCAGGCACGTGATAAGACTGGCCGAGAACGGGACGTTTCCCGCCGAAGCTTCCGCCTTGCGCAGCCAGTTGCATTCGAGGATGTAGATCATGATCGCCAGGCCCAGACGCGTGAGCTGGATCGTCAGGATGATGATGCAGAAGGCGTTCAGGTATTTTTTGCTGACGTCGTTCAGGGCAAGCTGGTTCAGGGAAAAATAAAGGACGGCAAGGTAAAGCAGCGGGATCGCCGTCTGCTCGGAAATCGAAACGATGAAGTCGTCGGTTTTGGAAGGCGTCTTCTCCACGAACCGTTTCAGCCGCAGGAACACCCCCTTACTCACGATCTGGATGACAAAAAGCCCCACGACCAGGATCGTTACCGCCAGGAGGTAATCCCGCAAGGCATTTCCGAGGATCACGGTATCCAAAGCCGAAAAAAAAGAATTCATGTTCTCTCCTTACGAAGGGGGATGAAGTATTTTACCAGAGACCGGAAGGTTTGCGCCGGTTTTGCATTACTCCGGGTGTTGGATCACGCTGGGATCCTGGAGCATGCGAGACAGGAGCCCGGACTCAGGGATGCCGGAAAGCGCATAGCGGCGGCCCACAATGTTGTTGTTGAAATCCATCTTGTGGTCCGCGGCCGTATTGGTCGCGGAGCCGTTCTCATGCGCGTCCGTCACGACCTTGGCAAAATCCGGTCCGTATTCGCGCGTCAGCAGGTAGCTCCACAGGATGTGCTTGTACGCGTCTTTGGAGGAGGCCTTCCCCTGGGCGTTCAAGGTCTCGGCTTTTTCCCGCACGTAATCCTGGATTTCGAAGAGGCGGGGCGCGAGGAACGGATGCTGGGAAAGAAGATCGATTTCCGAAGGCGTCAGCGAATCTCCCAGCACCAGCGCCACGTTGCGGATGGATCCGGGCTCCATGACCAGACGGGTCTGCGGGCCCGCGGGCTCCGAAAAGAGAACGGCTTCGAACGTTTTGCCTTTGATGGAAAAGGCGCTGTTGCCGCGGAATTCGAGCTTGCCCGCGATCATCCCCTCATGCACCAGGCTGGAAAAAGCGCGGAACAGTTCCCGGATTTGCTTCCGGGCTATGCCGGGATGGACAAGGTCCAGACGAAATTCATAAGACATGTCTCCCGCCAGACGGCCGGGAACGCGCGGGTGCGCGGTGCCCTTTTCAAGCAGGAGCTCGACGCCTTCCGCTTCGATCCTGCACCTGCCCGTAAAAAAATTCAGGAGCTTGAGTCGGACGCGGTCCGCCTGGAGGCGGAAGACCTTCTCTTCCAGCAGCGAGCCCTTGCGCAGCGACTTGAAGCGGGCGGAAATCCCGCCCCATTCCACGGCATTCCAGGAAGCAAGCCGCACGCTTTCATAGCGCGGGTCCATGAGCTTGGTGCCGTATTTGCCCCCGTTTTCCCTGGCATACTGGAAGATCTTCGAAGAAAACGGCCCAAGCCCCGCTCCCAGCGCGGCATAGAACAGCACAAAACTTATGGAAGCTCCCAACACGATTTTTCTAAACATGGGGCACCGCGGAGTTGGAAATCACGGAAAAAATAGTAGAGAACCCTGGCTTTCGTGTCCAGCTAAAATAACGGCCCCTGCCGGCTTTTTCCTCAGTCCCAATTTTTTTTGTAGGGTGATTACCGATTGCCGGCAAAGCACTTACGCGTTATTCTGTGAGGCGTCCGGAAACCGGCCTTGATTTCCCTGGCAATTTGATGTATATACACTTATTGAGCAGTGCGGTGCGGGATGGCCCGCGGAAAGGTCCTGATGAATACAGTCGAATCGGAACAAAAAAATGCTGTTTTTTCAGGAGGATACGGAACGGCTTCGGCGGCCCTCCCCCTGCCAGTCGAAGCTTCTTCCGAGATCCTCGCGATTCAGGACTTCCAGCGGCGCCATCCCGGCCTTTTTCAAAAAGACGACCGGAAACTTTTCTGCCACCTGGGCCTGGTGTTCGGGCTCATGGCCGCGCTTTTTGCGGTGATCGTCCTCATCCCTTCGCTCGCGGCCAGGATCCCGGCAAGCCTCCTGCTCTCGCTCCTTTATTTTTCCCTGATCAACGTGACGATCCACCATCATCATACGCATCGCAACGCGGCGCAAAGCCCGGCCGCGAAAAAATTCCTGGACCTTCTTTATATGGCCGTGCTTCCGAACGCCGCCCGGAGAAGGCC
The window above is part of the Verrucomicrobiia bacterium genome. Proteins encoded here:
- a CDS encoding cytochrome c oxidase subunit 3 family protein: MAKQTHSPLQHHFTSLSQQYAASQLGMWTFLLTELLFFGGLFLSYTIYRMSYPHGFAAASHELDVRLGCINTIVLISSSLTMALAVRAGHEGKGKSITGFLVLTMALGGTFLGIKSIEYAHKFHEHFVPGPNFAFPHYASQGPELFFSLYFAMTGLHAIHMIIGLVALGVVAWKATRGRYTKEYSTPVEMLGLYWHFVDIVWIFLFPLLYLLGRH
- a CDS encoding cytochrome C oxidase subunit IV family protein, coding for MSQQAESLKTYILTFAALMGLTLLTVAAASVNFGSLNTVIALGIAGLKAGLVLWFFMHVRHSTALSRLFIAAGFFMFGILLLLTLNDYISRPWDNFPQGGAWIKPTASHFAAKMPASPE
- a CDS encoding mechanosensitive ion channel family protein → MNSFFSALDTVILGNALRDYLLAVTILVVGLFVIQIVSKGVFLRLKRFVEKTPSKTDDFIVSISEQTAIPLLYLAVLYFSLNQLALNDVSKKYLNAFCIIILTIQLTRLGLAIMIYILECNWLRKAEASAGNVPFSASLITCLRLVVWGMSGVFIFENLGFNVSAIVAGLGIGGIAVALAAQTILGDLFNYFVIFFDHPFEEGDFIVFDNYMGQIEHIGIKSTRIRSLDGEQIVVSNSNLTSSRIRNYKRMSQRRVPFTVGLTYETPTDKLKKVPEMIRKMIESLPGVKFDRAHFKTFSAYSLDVEVVYFFLSSDYNKYMDVQQQLNFMIKDAFEKEGIEFAYPTQVEYVKAMGRDAAGDKDVMDLRGKNPS